A genomic window from Gossypium hirsutum isolate 1008001.06 chromosome D12, Gossypium_hirsutum_v2.1, whole genome shotgun sequence includes:
- the LOC107945911 gene encoding uncharacterized protein isoform X1 translates to MLNKLLCFTEVKCSSWCPHDKFGHIRDVSFQHPIKIYFAEVVARSKAWLGRGFSCVCAQSRESDARPSFDLTPSQCGTIRLFMHNFTHQQHELPCKDDLRPAFAVKI, encoded by the exons ATGCTtaataaattgttatgttttaCAGAAGTTAAGTGCTCTTCATGGTGCCCTCATGACAAATTTGGACATATCCGTGATGTGTCATTTCAACatccaataaaaatttactttG CTGAGGTTGTGGCAAGATCAAAAGCATGGTTGGGTCGAGGTTTTTCTTGTGTATGTGCTCAGAGTAGAGAGAGTGATGCTCGTCCATCATTTGATTTAACTCCTTCCCAG TGTGGGACAATAAGATTGTTCATGCACAATTTTACTCACCAGCAACACGAACTACCCTGCAAGGACGACCTCCGTCCAG CATTTGCAG TTAAGATTTGA
- the LOC107945911 gene encoding uncharacterized protein isoform X3, whose product MLNKLLCFTEVKCSSWCPHDKFGHIRDVSFQHPIKIYFAEVVARSKAWLGRGFSCVCAQSRESDARPSFDLTPSQCGTIRLFMHNFTHQQHELPCKDDLRPVKI is encoded by the exons ATGCTtaataaattgttatgttttaCAGAAGTTAAGTGCTCTTCATGGTGCCCTCATGACAAATTTGGACATATCCGTGATGTGTCATTTCAACatccaataaaaatttactttG CTGAGGTTGTGGCAAGATCAAAAGCATGGTTGGGTCGAGGTTTTTCTTGTGTATGTGCTCAGAGTAGAGAGAGTGATGCTCGTCCATCATTTGATTTAACTCCTTCCCAG TGTGGGACAATAAGATTGTTCATGCACAATTTTACTCACCAGCAACACGAACTACCCTGCAAGGACGACCTCCGTCCAG TTAAGATTTGA
- the LOC107945912 gene encoding metal tolerance protein 1: MEVQNPQHGQYIEINVDVGQGQRRIGGSKFCGEAPCGFSDAGTSSKDAEERSASMRKLLIAVVLCVIFMSVEVVGGIKANSLAILTDAARLLSDVAAFAISLFSLWAAGWEANPRQSYGFFRIEILGALVSIQLIWLLAGILVYEAIVRLINNTGEVYGFLMFLVAAFGLVVNIIMALLLGHDHSHGHGHGHDHGHGHSHSHSHSHSHSDHSHGVSVTTHHHHEGHSTGEHHHHHHHPEGHSKTEHSHHYEETEHVKDEDHHHDVHKEQSKPLLDKPKKRRNINVQGAYLHVLGDSIQSIGVMIGGAIIWYKPEWKIVDLICTLIFSVVVLGTTIKMLRSILEVLMESTPREIDATKLETGLLQMGDVVAIHELHIWAITVGKVLLACHVKIRPEADADIVLDNVIEYIRREYNISHVTIQIER; encoded by the coding sequence ATGGAAGTGCAAAATCCTCAACATGGGCAATATATTGAAATAAATGTGGATGTTGGTCAAGGCCAAAGGCGTATAGGAGGGAGTAAGTTTTGTGGGGAAGCACCTTGTGGATTTTCTGATGCCGGTACTAGCTCTAAGGATGCCGAAGAAAGATCGGCTTCCATGCGCAAGCTTTTAATTGCCGTGGTGCTTTGCGTCATCTTCATGAGTGTAGAAGTAGTGGGAGGCATCAAAGCCAATAGTCTAGCAATATTAACTGATGCAGCACGTTTGCTATCTGATGTTGCAGCTTTTGCCATATCCTTGTTTTCGTTATGGGCAGCTGGATGGGAAGCTAATCCTCGTCAATCATACGGATTTTTTAGGATCGAGATTCTCGGGGCCTTGGTTTCTATCCAGTTGATATGGTTGCTTGCAGGAATTTTAGTGTATGAAGCCATTGTTAGACTCATTAATAACACAGGTGAGGTGTATGGATTTCTAATGTTTCTTGTTGCTGCTTTTGGATTAGTGGTTAACATTATCATGGCTCTATTATTGGGCCATGATCATAGTCATGGTCACGGTCATGGCCATGATCACGGTCATGGTCATAGTCATAGCCATAGCCATAGCCATAGCCATAGTGATCATAGTCATGGTGTGAGTGTTACCACGCACCATCACCACGAGGGACACTCCACAGGAGAAcaccaccatcatcatcatcatcccgAGGGGCACTCCAAGACTGAGCACAGCCATCATTACGAAGAGACTGAGCATGTCAAAGACGAGGATCACCACCACGACGTTCACAAAGAACAGTCAAAGCCACTGCTTGATAAGCCAAAGAAACGAAGGAACATAAATGTCCAAGGAGCTTATCTTCATGTACTAGGGGATTCCATCCAAAGTATCGGAGTAATGATTGGAGGGGCAATCATATGGTACAAACCCGAATGGAAAATCGTCGACCTGATCTGCACGCTGATATTTTCAGTAGTTGTTTTGGGGACTACCATCAAAATGTTGCGCAGCATACTCGAAGTGCTGATGGAGAGTACGCCTCGAGAGATCGATGCAACAAAGCTGGAAACAGGGCTATTGCAAATGGGGGATGTTGTTGCCATTCATGAGCTGCATATATGGGCCATTACAGTGGGGAAAGTCCTCTTGGCTTGCCATGTCAAAATCCGACCCGAAGCTGATGCAGACATCGTCTTAGACAACGTAATCGAATATATCAGAAGGGAGTATAATATCAGTCATGTTACCATTCAGATTGAGCGTTAA
- the LOC107945911 gene encoding uncharacterized protein isoform X5, with translation MLNKLLCFTEVKCSSWCPHDKFGHIRDVSFQHPIKIYFAEVVARSKAWLGRGFSCVCAQSRESDARPSFDLTPSQLRFETEDKARRLLVMCHFC, from the exons ATGCTtaataaattgttatgttttaCAGAAGTTAAGTGCTCTTCATGGTGCCCTCATGACAAATTTGGACATATCCGTGATGTGTCATTTCAACatccaataaaaatttactttG CTGAGGTTGTGGCAAGATCAAAAGCATGGTTGGGTCGAGGTTTTTCTTGTGTATGTGCTCAGAGTAGAGAGAGTGATGCTCGTCCATCATTTGATTTAACTCCTTCCCAG TTAAGATTTGAAACTGAAGACAAAGCAAGGAGACTTCTAGTAATGTGTCATTTTTGTTGA
- the LOC107945911 gene encoding uncharacterized protein isoform X4: MIRTMGIHRQHLFDLKVLVLLKFSTVLYFVTAEVVARSKAWLGRGFSCVCAQSRESDARPSFDLTPSQCGTIRLFMHNFTHQQHELPCKDDLRPAFAVKI; the protein is encoded by the exons ATGATACGAACCATGGGAATACATCGACAACATCTTTTTGACCTCAAG GTACTGGTCCTTTTGAAATTTAGTACAGTGCTTTATTTTGTTACAGCTGAGGTTGTGGCAAGATCAAAAGCATGGTTGGGTCGAGGTTTTTCTTGTGTATGTGCTCAGAGTAGAGAGAGTGATGCTCGTCCATCATTTGATTTAACTCCTTCCCAG TGTGGGACAATAAGATTGTTCATGCACAATTTTACTCACCAGCAACACGAACTACCCTGCAAGGACGACCTCCGTCCAG CATTTGCAG TTAAGATTTGA
- the LOC107945911 gene encoding uncharacterized protein isoform X2 codes for MLNKLLCFTEVKCSSWCPHDKFGHIRDVSFQHPIKIYFAEVVARSKAWLGRGFSCVCAQSRESDARPSFDLTPSQCGTIRLFMHNFTHQQHELPCKDDLRPGKNS; via the exons ATGCTtaataaattgttatgttttaCAGAAGTTAAGTGCTCTTCATGGTGCCCTCATGACAAATTTGGACATATCCGTGATGTGTCATTTCAACatccaataaaaatttactttG CTGAGGTTGTGGCAAGATCAAAAGCATGGTTGGGTCGAGGTTTTTCTTGTGTATGTGCTCAGAGTAGAGAGAGTGATGCTCGTCCATCATTTGATTTAACTCCTTCCCAG TGTGGGACAATAAGATTGTTCATGCACAATTTTACTCACCAGCAACACGAACTACCCTGCAAGGACGACCTCCGTCCAGGTAAAAACAG TTAA